A portion of the Micromonospora vinacea genome contains these proteins:
- the ruvX gene encoding Holliday junction resolvase RuvX produces MAELTRGVRIGVDVGQVRVGISRSDPDGILATPLVTLARDLTAAPDAVPSDLAELAALVAEHEAVGVVVGLPVNLAGKHGPAAVHVKAYADRLVDVIAPVPVTLTDERMSTVVASRRLAERGVRGKRQRAVVDQAAAVEILQSWLDAQRRRT; encoded by the coding sequence GTGGCTGAGCTGACGCGTGGTGTGCGAATCGGCGTGGACGTTGGTCAGGTCCGGGTGGGCATCTCGCGCTCGGATCCGGACGGGATCCTGGCAACGCCGCTGGTCACGCTGGCGCGCGATCTCACGGCGGCGCCGGACGCGGTGCCGAGCGACCTCGCCGAGCTGGCCGCGTTGGTGGCTGAGCACGAGGCCGTCGGGGTTGTCGTCGGTCTTCCGGTCAATCTCGCCGGCAAGCACGGCCCTGCGGCCGTCCATGTGAAGGCGTACGCTGACCGACTGGTCGATGTGATAGCGCCTGTCCCGGTAACGCTCACTGACGAGAGGATGTCGACCGTGGTCGCTTCTCGTAGGCTTGCCGAGCGTGGCGTCCGAGGTAAACGTCAACGTGCGGTTGTCGATCAGGCGGCCGCGGTGGAGATCCTGCAGAGCTGGCTGGACGCGCAGCGGAGGCGGACGTAA
- a CDS encoding MFS transporter, producing MSALTVRQVRRRYLTLYGLRWLPTGLMIPVMILLMQERGLSLPQIGLVGTAQGLLVLALELPTGGLADALGRRPVLLAAGVLNLASLALFAVADSFWLFFVVWALQGVYRALDSGPLESWYVDATLAADPEAEYERGLGYAGTVIGGAIGGGALLSGGLIALGPIGPVSALTVPVLAAIVAQAAALVALVVLLVEERPATGFAALRSSVVQAPRMIGQAVGLLRRSRVLLALVAVELFWGFGMVTFESLLPVRLAEVIGDPERAAALLGPANSAAWLASAAGAALTPLLLRWFGAAPGAALLRILQGVTVVGMGLFAGPVGVLVAYLACYAVHGASNPLHSGLLHRQVDGPYRTSVLSLNSMMAQPAGALGGVVLTALAAATSISTAMVVGAVVLAVAAPLYLPAWLAGRRAVPAVEPTAVPVPAADR from the coding sequence GTGAGCGCGCTGACCGTACGCCAGGTTCGGCGTCGTTACCTCACGCTGTACGGCCTGCGCTGGCTGCCCACGGGTCTGATGATCCCGGTGATGATCCTGCTGATGCAGGAGCGCGGCCTGTCGTTGCCGCAGATCGGGCTGGTCGGCACGGCGCAGGGGCTGCTGGTGCTGGCGCTGGAGTTGCCCACCGGTGGGCTCGCCGACGCTCTCGGTCGTCGACCGGTGCTGCTCGCCGCCGGCGTGCTCAACCTCGCCTCGCTGGCGCTGTTCGCGGTGGCCGACTCGTTCTGGCTGTTCTTCGTGGTCTGGGCTCTGCAGGGCGTCTACCGGGCGTTGGACAGCGGCCCGTTGGAGTCCTGGTACGTCGACGCCACCCTGGCCGCCGACCCGGAGGCCGAGTACGAGCGCGGCCTCGGGTACGCCGGCACCGTCATCGGCGGGGCGATCGGCGGTGGCGCGCTGCTCAGCGGTGGTCTCATCGCGCTCGGCCCGATCGGGCCGGTCAGCGCGCTCACGGTGCCCGTGTTGGCCGCCATCGTCGCGCAGGCGGCGGCGCTCGTCGCGCTGGTCGTGCTGCTGGTCGAAGAGCGGCCGGCCACCGGGTTCGCGGCGCTGAGATCCTCGGTGGTCCAGGCGCCCCGGATGATCGGTCAGGCCGTCGGGCTGCTGCGTCGCTCCCGGGTGCTGCTGGCGTTGGTGGCCGTCGAACTGTTCTGGGGCTTCGGCATGGTCACCTTCGAGTCGCTGCTGCCGGTCCGGCTCGCCGAGGTGATCGGTGATCCGGAACGCGCGGCGGCGCTGCTCGGGCCGGCGAACTCGGCCGCCTGGCTCGCCTCGGCGGCCGGCGCGGCACTGACTCCACTGCTGCTGCGCTGGTTCGGCGCCGCCCCGGGTGCGGCCCTGCTGCGCATCCTCCAGGGCGTGACGGTGGTCGGAATGGGGTTGTTCGCCGGACCGGTCGGCGTGCTGGTGGCGTATCTGGCCTGCTACGCCGTGCACGGCGCGTCCAACCCGCTGCACAGTGGGCTGCTGCACCGGCAGGTCGACGGCCCGTACCGGACCAGCGTGCTCTCGCTGAACTCGATGATGGCGCAGCCGGCCGGCGCGCTCGGTGGGGTGGTGCTGACCGCGCTCGCCGCCGCCACCAGCATCAGTACCGCGATGGTGGTCGGCGCTGTGGTGCTGGCCGTCGCCGCACCGCTCTACCTGCCCGCCTGGCTGGCCGGCCGCCGAGCCGTCCCGGCTGTCGAGCCGACCGCGGTTCCGGTACCCGCCGCCGACCGCTGA
- a CDS encoding GNAT family N-acetyltransferase codes for MIIDDRVLQDRSAILAAVGHHPFARHALGRAVPAHAYRRDGAVLWLVPPEHGPAGCAIGPAQPALEICVALAADGMLQPGQRLHLPRYDRGLLADRLTVAEHSDWDFHWTDTSPPTQPDEQSVVRLTDADQPALAALVDESFPTSTSRPGDPRVVDWYGIRAGDRLVACGADRSQGDIGFLAGLTVAPDQRGRGLGAALTAGMTRALLARHDTVGLGVYTHNVGAARLYRRLGYTNTLPLSSIRLA; via the coding sequence ATGATCATCGACGACCGGGTGCTCCAGGACCGGAGCGCCATCCTGGCCGCCGTCGGCCATCACCCGTTCGCCCGGCACGCGCTCGGGCGGGCCGTGCCGGCGCACGCGTACCGGCGCGATGGCGCGGTGCTGTGGCTGGTCCCGCCCGAGCACGGACCGGCCGGCTGCGCGATCGGCCCGGCCCAACCGGCGCTGGAGATCTGTGTCGCGCTCGCCGCCGACGGGATGCTCCAGCCCGGACAACGGCTGCACCTGCCTCGATACGATCGCGGTCTACTGGCCGACCGGTTGACGGTGGCCGAGCACAGCGACTGGGACTTCCACTGGACCGACACGTCGCCACCGACGCAGCCGGACGAGCAGTCGGTGGTACGCCTCACCGACGCCGACCAGCCGGCGCTGGCCGCACTGGTCGACGAGTCGTTCCCCACCAGCACCTCCCGCCCGGGCGACCCACGGGTGGTCGACTGGTACGGCATCCGGGCCGGCGACCGGTTGGTGGCGTGCGGCGCGGACCGCAGCCAGGGCGACATCGGCTTCCTCGCCGGCCTGACCGTCGCCCCCGACCAACGAGGTCGAGGGCTGGGCGCGGCCCTGACCGCAGGGATGACCCGGGCGCTGCTGGCGCGCCACGACACCGTGGGGCTCGGCGTCTACACGCACAATGTCGGTGCGGCGCGGCTCTACCGTCGGCTCGGCTACACCAACACTCTCCCGCTCAGCTCGATCCGCCTCGCCTGA
- a CDS encoding replication-associated recombination protein A, translated as MESDALFSLGEPAGSRSAPDGPAGVDGFTAVADDSPLPVRMRPVTLDELVGQEHLLAPGAPLRQLVSGGAPMSVILWGPPGSGKTTIAHLVAGATDRRFVAMSALSAGVKDVRAVIEAARRQRRSGGPQTVLFIDEVHRFSKTQQDSLLAAVEDRTVTLLAATTENPYFSVISPLLSRCVLLTLQPLDDEAVRGLLRRAVADKRGLGGALALTTEAEDHLVRLAAGDVRKALTALEAAAASATALGSGRIDLATAEQAVDVAAVRYDRDGDAHYDVVSAFIKSMRGSDVDAAVHWLARMLVAGEDARFIARRLVIFASEDVGMADPGALSVATAAAHAVEYVGLPEAQLNLAQAVIHLATAPKSNSATTAIGAAIADVRAGRGGPVPRGLRDAHYAGARGLGHGTGYRYPHDDQRGVVTQQYVPDDLVGTDYYQPSPHGAERSVASRLPLLRRIVRGLAAPAARPETPASEPSVTAQTAPALSPGVTRPTTGTGAPGTMQDSGTDAAGEGQQ; from the coding sequence ATGGAGTCCGACGCCCTCTTCTCCCTCGGTGAACCCGCCGGGTCGCGCAGCGCGCCCGACGGTCCCGCCGGTGTCGACGGCTTCACCGCGGTGGCCGACGATTCGCCCCTGCCCGTCCGGATGCGCCCGGTGACCCTCGACGAGTTGGTCGGGCAGGAGCACCTGCTCGCCCCCGGCGCGCCCCTGCGGCAACTGGTCTCCGGCGGGGCTCCGATGTCGGTGATCCTCTGGGGCCCGCCGGGCAGCGGCAAGACCACCATCGCGCACCTGGTGGCCGGGGCGACCGACCGCCGCTTCGTCGCCATGTCGGCGCTCTCCGCCGGCGTGAAGGACGTCCGGGCCGTGATCGAGGCGGCTCGCCGTCAGCGTCGCTCCGGCGGCCCGCAGACAGTGCTCTTCATCGACGAGGTGCACCGGTTCAGCAAGACCCAACAGGATTCGCTGCTCGCCGCCGTCGAGGACCGTACGGTCACCCTGCTGGCGGCGACCACCGAGAACCCGTACTTCTCGGTCATCTCACCGCTGCTGTCGCGGTGCGTGCTGCTCACCCTGCAGCCGTTGGACGACGAGGCGGTGCGGGGTCTGCTGCGCCGCGCGGTCGCCGACAAGCGTGGCCTGGGCGGCGCACTCGCCCTGACCACCGAGGCCGAGGATCACCTGGTCCGGCTGGCCGCCGGTGACGTCCGCAAGGCCCTCACCGCCCTGGAGGCGGCGGCGGCCTCCGCCACCGCCCTCGGCAGCGGGCGGATCGACCTCGCCACCGCCGAGCAGGCAGTCGACGTGGCGGCGGTGCGCTACGACCGCGACGGCGACGCCCACTACGACGTGGTCAGCGCCTTCATCAAGAGCATGCGTGGCTCGGACGTGGACGCGGCGGTGCACTGGCTGGCCCGCATGCTCGTCGCCGGTGAGGACGCCCGGTTCATCGCCCGCCGTCTGGTCATCTTCGCCAGCGAGGACGTGGGGATGGCCGATCCCGGTGCGCTGAGCGTCGCGACCGCCGCCGCGCACGCTGTCGAGTACGTCGGGCTGCCCGAAGCGCAGCTCAACCTCGCCCAGGCGGTGATCCACCTGGCCACCGCGCCCAAGTCGAACTCGGCCACCACCGCCATCGGCGCCGCGATCGCCGACGTCCGGGCCGGTCGCGGCGGCCCGGTGCCGCGAGGGCTGCGCGACGCGCACTACGCCGGCGCCCGAGGGTTGGGCCACGGGACCGGCTACCGCTACCCGCACGACGACCAGCGCGGCGTGGTCACCCAGCAGTACGTCCCGGACGACCTCGTGGGCACCGACTACTACCAGCCCAGCCCGCACGGCGCCGAGCGGTCGGTGGCCAGCCGGCTGCCGCTGCTGCGCCGGATCGTGCGTGGTCTGGCGGCCCCGGCCGCCCGCCCGGAGACGCCGGCATCCGAGCCGTCCGTAACGGCGCAGACCGCGCCAGCGCTATCCCCGGGGGTCACCCGCCCGACGACGGGCACGGGTGCCCCCGGCACGATGCAGGACAGCGGCACCGACGCCGCAGGAGAGGGTCAACAGTGA
- the mltG gene encoding endolytic transglycosylase MltG gives MIDDLDLGFDEPERGEKGRHRRGFRKRKGGSGGGRGKTFLALLMALLLLGGIGGGAFYGFDRIQNYFVTPDYDGSGAGEITVEIKNGALLADMADALVAADVVKSQKAFIEAAEANSRSKNIQPGTYKLRKQMSGASAVTAMLDLKNKIVNGLTIPEGRTSFNIYKLLSEKTKIPVKNFQAAAKDPEALGVPEWWFKRDDGKKSVKSIEGFLFPDTYEIPPKSTAESILKLMVNRFLSVSGEMKFADRVQEERKVSPYEALIVASLAQAEAGNKDDLGKVARVAYNRVYGEFPCNCLEMDVTVNYWLEATGKPTKTSAEMNQSELLDTTSPYSRKLRGMIPTPINNPGKQALEGAMDPPSGKWLYFVAIDKQGHSAFAETYEEQKRNEAKAKEAGVI, from the coding sequence ATGATCGACGATCTGGATCTTGGGTTCGACGAGCCGGAGCGGGGGGAGAAGGGTCGGCACCGGCGCGGCTTCCGCAAGCGCAAGGGCGGGTCCGGCGGCGGACGGGGCAAGACATTCCTGGCCCTGCTGATGGCCCTGCTCCTGCTGGGCGGCATCGGCGGCGGCGCGTTCTACGGCTTCGACCGCATCCAGAACTACTTCGTCACCCCCGACTACGACGGCAGCGGGGCCGGTGAGATCACCGTCGAGATCAAGAACGGCGCGCTGCTCGCCGACATGGCCGACGCCCTGGTAGCTGCCGACGTGGTGAAGAGCCAGAAGGCCTTCATCGAGGCGGCCGAGGCCAACTCGCGCAGCAAGAACATCCAGCCGGGCACGTACAAGCTGCGCAAGCAGATGAGCGGCGCGAGCGCGGTGACAGCGATGCTCGACCTGAAGAACAAGATCGTCAACGGGCTGACGATCCCCGAGGGCCGCACGAGCTTCAACATCTACAAACTGCTCTCCGAGAAGACCAAGATCCCGGTGAAGAACTTCCAGGCCGCCGCGAAGGACCCGGAGGCGCTCGGCGTGCCGGAGTGGTGGTTCAAGCGCGACGACGGCAAGAAGTCCGTCAAGTCCATCGAGGGCTTCCTGTTTCCGGACACCTACGAGATCCCGCCGAAGTCCACGGCCGAGAGCATCCTCAAGCTGATGGTGAACCGCTTCCTCTCGGTGAGCGGCGAGATGAAGTTCGCCGACCGGGTGCAGGAGGAGCGCAAGGTCAGCCCGTACGAGGCGCTGATCGTTGCGTCGCTTGCACAGGCCGAGGCGGGCAACAAGGACGACCTGGGCAAGGTCGCCAGGGTGGCGTACAACAGGGTGTACGGCGAGTTCCCCTGTAACTGCCTGGAGATGGACGTCACGGTCAACTACTGGTTGGAGGCGACCGGAAAACCGACCAAGACCTCGGCCGAGATGAACCAGTCGGAGCTGCTCGACACCACGAGCCCTTACAGTCGCAAGCTGCGCGGCATGATCCCCACCCCGATCAACAACCCGGGCAAGCAGGCCCTGGAGGGGGCGATGGACCCGCCGTCCGGCAAGTGGCTCTACTTCGTGGCGATCGACAAGCAGGGCCACTCTGCCTTCGCCGAGACGTACGAGGAGCAGAAGCGCAACGAGGCCAAGGCCAAGGAGGCTGGGGTCATCTGA
- a CDS encoding DUF948 domain-containing protein, translated as MGDIGAIAALIAASAFAVLVLILTLPILRLRHTVDATTRMINDLNDRTAPLLGDVNTTVKNVNVALEQVQTSLDGVNLQLAKVDTMTSHAQNVTANVANLATVVSAAAANPLVKVAAFGYGVRKAAAGRRHAETEREVRDTIKQQRRAARRGNS; from the coding sequence GTGGGCGACATTGGAGCGATCGCGGCGCTGATCGCGGCAAGCGCGTTCGCGGTGCTGGTGCTCATCCTGACGCTGCCCATCCTGCGGCTGCGGCACACGGTTGACGCCACCACCCGCATGATCAACGACCTCAACGATCGGACCGCACCGCTGCTCGGTGACGTGAACACCACTGTGAAGAACGTCAACGTCGCGCTGGAGCAGGTGCAGACCTCGCTCGACGGTGTGAACCTCCAGCTGGCGAAGGTCGACACCATGACCAGCCACGCGCAGAACGTCACCGCCAACGTCGCCAACCTGGCCACCGTCGTCTCCGCCGCTGCCGCCAACCCCCTGGTCAAGGTGGCCGCGTTCGGCTATGGCGTGCGTAAGGCCGCCGCCGGCCGCCGGCACGCCGAGACCGAGCGCGAGGTACGCGACACCATCAAGCAGCAGCGACGGGCCGCGCGACGCGGCAACAGCTGA
- a CDS encoding sugar nucleotide-binding protein, translating to MRVLVVGGSGLLGRSVCRRGLGLGWSVVGTFHSGEIAVPGVAARRLDVTDRSAVRTLVAEVRPDAVVGTPYRYGDWTVTADGAANVALAAAEAGARLVHVSSDALHAGRPVPYADDEPPTPVHAYGAAKAAAETAVRAIDPGAALVRTSLIVGEGSKQIQLCRDALAGRATLFSDELRCPIDVADLADAVLELVASAYAGLLNVAGPDAVSRAELGLLVAERYGLDAAGLKTTTSAAAGLVRPTDVRLDSTRAAGLLRTRLRGVREVLAA from the coding sequence ATGCGGGTGCTTGTCGTCGGGGGTAGTGGGTTACTCGGGCGGTCGGTTTGTCGGCGGGGCCTCGGGCTTGGCTGGTCGGTTGTTGGGACGTTCCACTCCGGTGAGATCGCCGTGCCGGGAGTCGCGGCACGTCGGCTGGACGTGACCGACCGATCCGCCGTGCGCACGCTGGTCGCCGAGGTGCGGCCGGACGCCGTGGTCGGAACCCCCTACCGGTACGGGGACTGGACGGTCACCGCCGACGGGGCCGCGAACGTGGCGCTCGCCGCCGCCGAGGCGGGTGCCCGGCTGGTGCACGTGTCCAGCGACGCGCTGCACGCCGGACGACCCGTGCCGTACGCCGACGACGAACCACCCACACCGGTGCACGCGTACGGTGCCGCGAAGGCGGCGGCCGAGACCGCCGTGCGGGCGATCGACCCGGGCGCGGCCCTGGTGCGGACCTCCCTGATCGTGGGGGAGGGCAGCAAGCAGATCCAGCTCTGCCGGGACGCGCTCGCCGGCCGGGCCACCCTGTTCAGCGACGAGCTGCGCTGTCCGATCGACGTCGCCGACCTGGCCGACGCCGTGCTGGAGTTGGTCGCCTCGGCGTACGCCGGTCTGCTGAACGTGGCCGGTCCGGACGCGGTCAGCCGGGCGGAGCTGGGCCTGCTGGTCGCCGAGCGGTACGGCCTGGACGCGGCCGGGCTGAAGACCACGACCAGCGCGGCGGCCGGCCTGGTTCGCCCGACGGACGTTCGCCTCGACTCCACCCGCGCCGCCGGCCTGCTGCGCACCCGGCTGCGCGGCGTCCGCGAGGTCCTCGCCGCCTGA
- the alaS gene encoding alanine--tRNA ligase — protein sequence MKTAEIKRRYLAHFEANGHTVVPSAPLPAISDPNLLFVNAGMVQFVPYFLGQQTPPYQRAVSVQKCIRTPDIDEVGKTSRHGTFFQMNGNFSFGDYFKAGAIPLAWDLVTKSQADGGFGLDPERVWPTVYLDDDEAYEIWRSVGVPAERIVRRGKADNFWSMGIPGPCGPCSELFYDRGPEYGREGGPAVDEDRYMEFWNLVFMQFERGPGTTKDDYPILGDLPAKNIDTGMGLERMASILQGVDNLYEIDEVRPILARAAELTGKRYGAHSGHVASESHPDDVRLRVIADHVRTALMLIGDGVTPSNEGRGYVLRRIMRRAIRSIRLLGWQDRALPELLPVARDCMAPSYPELATDFDRIADYAYAEEEAFLSTLRAGTTILDTAIAETRTAGGSALSGAKAFQLHDTYGFPIDLTLEIAAEQGLTVDDEGFRRLMADQRTRAKADAQARKTGHVDLSAYRSVLDAGGPVTFTGYSEVSRESTVRALLGADGPRQAATEGDTIELVLDTTPFYAEGGGQQPDQGMITVGGGQVEVLDVQQPVPGLIVHRARVIRGEVRAGEAGFAEIDTTRRRAISRSHTATHLVHQTMRNFLGESATQAGSLNAPGRLRFDFNTPTGVSPSVLRDVEQQVNEVLLADLEVHAFITSLDEARRIGAMALFGEKYGEEVRVVEVGDYARELCGGTHVARSAQLGLVKILSESSIGSGVRRVEALVGMDAFGFLAKEHLLVSRLAELYRVPNDQVADRVEQTVTQLRDAEKELEKLRAQLVLGGAAALAAQAKDVRGVAYVGTEAPEGAAGNDVRTLAQEIRGKIDPARPAVVAVAARSNGKASLVVAVNAAARSRGLAASDLVKAAFSGRGGGSPDLAQGGGLPAAEAPNLLLTVEKAITEA from the coding sequence ATGAAGACGGCGGAGATCAAGCGGCGGTACCTCGCGCACTTCGAGGCGAATGGCCACACCGTGGTGCCGTCCGCTCCGCTGCCCGCCATCAGCGACCCGAACCTGCTGTTCGTCAACGCCGGCATGGTGCAGTTCGTCCCGTACTTCCTGGGTCAGCAGACGCCCCCGTACCAGCGGGCGGTCAGCGTGCAGAAGTGCATCCGTACCCCGGACATCGACGAGGTCGGCAAGACCAGCCGGCACGGCACGTTCTTCCAGATGAACGGCAACTTCTCCTTCGGGGACTACTTCAAGGCCGGCGCGATTCCGCTCGCCTGGGACCTGGTCACCAAGTCGCAGGCCGACGGCGGGTTCGGGCTGGACCCGGAGCGGGTCTGGCCGACGGTGTACCTCGACGACGACGAGGCGTACGAGATCTGGCGGTCGGTGGGGGTTCCCGCCGAGCGGATCGTGCGCCGGGGCAAGGCGGACAACTTCTGGTCGATGGGCATTCCCGGGCCGTGCGGTCCGTGCTCCGAGCTGTTCTACGACAGGGGCCCGGAGTACGGCCGTGAGGGCGGCCCGGCGGTCGACGAGGACCGCTACATGGAGTTCTGGAACCTCGTCTTCATGCAGTTCGAGCGGGGTCCGGGCACGACGAAGGACGACTACCCGATCCTGGGTGACCTGCCGGCGAAGAACATCGACACCGGCATGGGCCTGGAGCGGATGGCCTCGATCCTGCAGGGTGTGGACAACCTGTACGAGATCGACGAGGTCCGGCCGATCCTGGCCCGGGCGGCCGAGCTGACCGGTAAGCGCTACGGCGCGCACTCCGGGCACGTGGCCAGCGAGTCGCACCCGGACGACGTCCGGCTGCGGGTGATCGCGGATCACGTGCGCACGGCGTTGATGCTGATCGGCGACGGTGTGACCCCGTCGAACGAGGGTCGCGGGTACGTGCTGCGCCGGATCATGCGCCGGGCGATCCGGTCGATCCGGCTGCTGGGCTGGCAGGATCGGGCGCTGCCCGAGCTGCTGCCGGTGGCCCGGGACTGCATGGCGCCGTCGTACCCGGAGCTGGCGACCGACTTCGACCGGATCGCGGACTACGCGTACGCGGAGGAGGAGGCGTTCCTGTCGACCCTGCGGGCCGGCACGACGATCCTGGACACCGCGATCGCGGAGACCCGCACGGCGGGCGGCTCCGCGCTGTCGGGCGCGAAGGCGTTCCAGCTGCACGACACGTACGGCTTCCCGATCGATCTGACCCTGGAGATCGCCGCGGAGCAGGGCCTCACTGTCGACGACGAGGGGTTCCGGCGGCTGATGGCCGACCAGCGGACCCGGGCGAAGGCGGACGCGCAGGCCCGCAAGACGGGGCACGTCGACCTGTCGGCGTACCGGTCGGTGCTCGACGCGGGTGGGCCGGTGACGTTCACCGGGTACAGCGAGGTGTCCCGCGAGTCGACGGTGCGGGCGTTGCTCGGCGCCGACGGCCCGCGCCAGGCGGCGACCGAGGGCGACACCATCGAGCTGGTGCTGGACACCACGCCGTTCTACGCCGAGGGCGGTGGCCAGCAGCCTGACCAGGGCATGATCACGGTTGGCGGCGGGCAGGTCGAGGTGCTCGACGTGCAGCAGCCGGTGCCCGGTCTGATCGTGCACCGCGCCCGGGTGATCCGGGGTGAGGTGCGCGCTGGTGAGGCCGGCTTCGCCGAGATCGACACGACCCGGCGTCGGGCGATCTCCCGGTCGCACACCGCCACGCACCTGGTGCACCAGACCATGCGTAACTTCCTCGGTGAGTCGGCGACGCAGGCCGGGTCGCTGAACGCCCCCGGTCGGCTCCGGTTCGACTTCAACACCCCGACCGGGGTGTCGCCGAGCGTGTTGCGCGACGTGGAGCAGCAGGTCAACGAGGTGCTCCTGGCCGACCTGGAGGTGCACGCCTTCATCACCTCGTTGGACGAGGCGCGGCGGATCGGCGCGATGGCGCTCTTCGGCGAGAAGTACGGCGAGGAGGTGCGGGTCGTCGAGGTGGGTGACTACGCCCGGGAGCTGTGCGGCGGCACGCACGTGGCCCGCTCGGCCCAGCTCGGCCTCGTGAAGATCCTCTCCGAGTCGTCCATCGGTTCCGGTGTCCGCCGGGTCGAGGCGCTGGTCGGCATGGACGCCTTCGGCTTCCTGGCCAAGGAGCACCTGTTGGTCTCCCGGCTGGCCGAGCTTTACCGGGTGCCCAACGATCAGGTCGCCGACCGGGTGGAGCAGACAGTCACCCAGCTTCGCGACGCCGAGAAGGAGTTGGAGAAGCTGCGCGCCCAGCTGGTGCTGGGCGGTGCGGCGGCGCTCGCGGCGCAGGCCAAGGACGTACGCGGGGTCGCGTACGTGGGCACCGAGGCGCCGGAGGGCGCGGCCGGCAACGACGTGCGCACCCTGGCCCAGGAGATCCGCGGCAAGATCGACCCGGCGCGGCCGGCGGTCGTCGCGGTGGCGGCGCGGTCGAACGGCAAGGCGTCCCTGGTGGTCGCGGTCAACGCGGCGGCGCGGAGCCGTGGCCTGGCCGCGTCGGATCTGGTGAAGGCGGCGTTCTCCGGGCGCGGCGGTGGCAGCCCCGATCTGGCCCAGGGCGGCGGTCTACCCGCGGCCGAGGCGCCGAACCTGCTGCTCACCGTCGAGAAGGCGATCACTGAAGCGTGA
- a CDS encoding shikimate dehydrogenase, whose protein sequence is MVSIRRAAVLGKPIAHSLSPVIHTAGYVAAGLTGWSYTRIECAAAELPDLVAGLGPEWAGLSVTMPGKEAALAVADAASPVAAAVGAANTLVRRPDGSWYADNTDVAGMVLVLTDAGVTAGAAVAVLGAGGTARAALAAAAQLACSSVTVVARRPEAVDELRPVADALGVALTPAPWDDAPRQFAAADVVVSTVPKGVADPLAGAVAWRPGAVFFDALYDPWPTPLATAADAAGCRIVSGLDLLLAQAVGQFEQFTGVAAPRAAMAAALTAARAA, encoded by the coding sequence ATCGTGTCGATTCGTAGGGCCGCGGTGCTGGGCAAGCCGATCGCGCACTCCCTCTCCCCGGTGATCCACACTGCGGGTTACGTCGCCGCCGGGCTGACCGGGTGGTCGTACACCCGGATCGAGTGCGCGGCGGCGGAGCTGCCGGATCTGGTCGCCGGCCTGGGCCCGGAGTGGGCCGGGTTGTCGGTGACCATGCCGGGCAAGGAGGCGGCGCTCGCCGTGGCCGACGCCGCGTCGCCGGTCGCCGCCGCGGTCGGCGCGGCCAACACGTTGGTACGCCGTCCGGACGGCTCCTGGTACGCGGACAACACCGACGTCGCCGGCATGGTGCTGGTGCTCACCGACGCCGGCGTGACCGCCGGTGCCGCCGTGGCGGTGCTCGGTGCCGGCGGGACGGCCCGCGCCGCGCTCGCCGCCGCCGCGCAGCTCGCGTGCTCGTCGGTGACCGTGGTGGCCCGCCGACCGGAGGCGGTCGACGAGTTGCGCCCGGTGGCCGACGCGCTGGGTGTCGCGCTGACGCCCGCGCCATGGGACGACGCGCCCCGGCAGTTCGCCGCCGCCGACGTGGTCGTGTCCACGGTGCCGAAGGGGGTCGCCGACCCGTTGGCCGGCGCGGTGGCCTGGCGGCCGGGCGCGGTGTTCTTCGACGCGCTCTACGACCCGTGGCCGACACCGCTGGCGACGGCCGCCGACGCGGCAGGCTGCCGGATCGTCTCCGGTCTGGATCTGCTGCTGGCCCAGGCGGTCGGGCAGTTCGAGCAGTTCACCGGCGTGGCCGCGCCGAGGGCGGCGATGGCCGCCGCGCTGACTGCCGCTCGCGCCGCCTGA
- a CDS encoding ArsR/SmtB family transcription factor: MVNDEGVSRPALREVRIDKRQVRVLAHPLRMRLVGALRVKGPATATTLAELLGTNTGATSYHLRQLAEVGLVIEDPDRGSGRQRWWQAAHDVTNWEPSDFDDDPDARAAIEWIQGDQVRLLAETADRWFATQHEWSAAWRDGFGMGDIFMTIPPDRLEELKAEVWQVLERYHREAEPTASTDPEARPVQVFLAAYPLREGLQ, from the coding sequence ATGGTGAACGACGAAGGCGTCTCGCGGCCGGCGCTGCGTGAAGTGCGGATCGACAAACGGCAGGTCCGGGTGCTGGCGCATCCGCTGCGAATGCGGCTGGTCGGAGCGCTGCGCGTGAAGGGGCCCGCTACCGCGACCACCCTCGCCGAGCTGCTCGGCACCAACACCGGCGCAACCAGCTACCACCTGCGACAGCTCGCCGAGGTCGGGCTGGTCATTGAGGATCCCGACCGGGGCAGCGGGCGGCAGCGCTGGTGGCAGGCCGCCCACGACGTCACCAACTGGGAGCCGTCTGACTTCGACGACGACCCCGACGCCCGGGCCGCGATCGAGTGGATCCAGGGCGACCAGGTGCGTCTCCTCGCCGAAACCGCCGACCGCTGGTTCGCCACCCAGCACGAGTGGTCGGCCGCCTGGCGGGACGGATTCGGCATGGGCGACATCTTCATGACCATTCCGCCGGATCGGCTGGAAGAACTCAAGGCGGAGGTGTGGCAGGTGCTGGAGCGGTACCACCGCGAGGCCGAGCCCACCGCCTCCACCGACCCGGAAGCCCGCCCGGTGCAGGTGTTCCTGGCTGCCTACCCGTTGCGCGAGGGCCTCCAGTGA